A stretch of the Argentina anserina chromosome 6, drPotAnse1.1, whole genome shotgun sequence genome encodes the following:
- the LOC126796644 gene encoding isocitrate dehydrogenase [NADP], with protein sequence MLKARLQLSAMSRAAVISSSIAPRNLSFSFTSTPSLFNYGVANRVSFAATANRTSLRCYAAAPAGFERVKVQNPIVEMDGDEMTRIIWTAIKEKLIFPYVDLDIKYYDLGILNRDATDDKVTVESAEATLKYNVAVKCATITPDETRVKEFGLKSMWRSPNGTIRNILNGTVFREPILCRNIPRIVHGWKKPICIGRHAFGDQYRATDTVIKGPGKLKMVFVPEGGDAPTELDVYDFKGPGVALAMYNVDESIRAFADSSMSMAFSKKWPLYLSTKNTILKKYDGRFKDIFEEVYVEKWKQKFEENSIWYEHRLIDDMVAYALKTEGGYVWACKNYDGDVQSDLLAQGFGSLGLMTSVLLSSDGKTIEAEAAHGTVTRHFRLQEKGQETSTNSIASIFAWTRGLEHRAKLDKNDRLLDFVRKLEAACIETVEAGNMTKDLALLIHGPKVSREFYLNTGEFIDTVAKNVEQKLREPTLV encoded by the exons ATGCTCAAAGCGAGACTCCAACTCAGCGCCATGTCGCGCGCCGCCGTGATATCTTCTTCTATAGCCCCTAGAAACCTTAGCTTCTCCTTCACTTCCACTCCCAGCCTCTTCAATTATGGAGTCGCCAATCGCGTCTCCTTCGCCGCAACCGCTAACCGCACTTCGCTCCGGTGCTACGCCGCTGCTCCCGCCGGCTTCGAGAGAGTCAAGGTTCAGAATCCGATCGTCGAAATGGACG GTGATGAAATGACTAGGATCATATGGACTGCAATCAAGGAAAAA CTTATTTTCCCCTATGTGGATTTGGACATAAAGTATTATGATTTAGGGATTTTGAACCGTGATGCTACTGATGACAAAGTTACCGTAGAGAGTGCCGAAGCCACTCTTAA GTACAATGTTGCTGTGAAATGTGCAACAATAACTCCTG ATGAGACCAGAGTGAAGGAGTTTGGATTGAAATCGATGTGGAGGAGTCCCAATGGCACAATCAGAAACATTCTAAATG GTACCGTCTTTCGTGAACCGATTCTATGCAGAAACATTCCTAGAATAGTTCATG GTTGGAAGAAACCCATATGTATTGGTAGGCATGCTTTTGGTGATCAGTATCGAGCCACTGATACAGTTATTAAGGGGCCAGGAAAGCTGAAAATGGTATTTG TCCCAGAAGGAGGAGACGCTCCTACGGAGCTGGATGTTTATGATTTCAAAGGTCCCGGTGTGGCCCTCGCTATGTATAACGTTGATGAG TCTATTCGAGCTTTTGCTGACTCTTCTATGTCCATGGCATTTTCCAAGAAGTGGCCGCTATACTTGAGCACCAAAAACACAATTCTTAAGAAATATGATGGCAG GTTTAAGGACATATTTGAGGAGGTTTATGTGGAGAAGTGGAAGCAGAAGTTTGAAGAAAACTCTATTTG GTATGAGCATCGGCTAATAGATGACATGGTGGCTTATGCACTCAAAACTGAGGGTGGATATGTTTGGGCTTGCAAAAACTATGATGGAGACGTCCAGAGTGATTTGCTTGCTCAAG GATTTGGATCTTTGGGCCTCATGACATCTGTGCTG TTATCGTCAGATGGGAAAACAATAGAAGCTGAAGCAGCTCATGGGACAGTAACTCGTCATTTTCGGTTGCAGGAGAAGGGACAAGAAACCAGTACAAACAGTATTGCTTCAATATTTGCATGGACAAGAGGCCTAGAGCATAG GGCCAAATTAGATAAAAATGACAGGTTGCTAGATTTTGTTCGAAAGTTGGAGGCTGCATGCATTGAGACTGTGGAGGCAGGAAACATGACCAAGGATCTTGCCCTATTGATCCATGGCCCCAA GGTATCAAGGGAGTTCTATTTGAACACAGGAGAGTTTATTGACACAGTGGCTAAGAATGTTGAGCAAAAGCTTCGGGAACCTACTCTGGTCTAA
- the LOC126798183 gene encoding LOW QUALITY PROTEIN: glutaredoxin-C2-like (The sequence of the model RefSeq protein was modified relative to this genomic sequence to represent the inferred CDS: substituted 1 base at 1 genomic stop codon), giving the protein MALPKAKDLVSSNTVVVFSKSYCPYCVTVKKLFSQLGANFKAVELDQESDGSQLQXALAELTGQRTVPNVFIGGNQIGGCVH; this is encoded by the exons ATGGCATTGCCCAAGGCCAAGGACCTCGTCTCGTCCAACACGGTCGTCGTCTTCag CAAGTCGTATTGTCCTTACTGCGTGACTGTGAAGAAGCTCTTCTCTCAATTGGGTGCCAATTTCAAGGCCGTTGAATTGGACCAAGAGA GTGATGGAAGTCAGCTACAATGAGCACTGGCTGAGCTGACAGGACAGCGGACCGTGCCGAATGTGTTCATTGGCGGAAACCAAATTGGTGGATGTGTTCATTGA